The following DNA comes from Ignavibacteria bacterium.
CCATTGAAGTTGAAATGGGTGAGGGTATCAACTGGTATGAAGCGCATGCGTGACCGAACGGAGCTGATTTATGTCTGATAATCTAAAAGGCTGGTTATATGTAGCGGTTCAATTTATTCTGCTTATACTTATTGTGTTATCTTCTGCATATGAGTTCAAGCATTATAACCGTCCGTTAATGCCCGCAGTGCATTACATCGGGGTTACATTCATTTTAATTGCTGCAATGATGTTCTCAGTCATACTTATCAGCTTCGGACAGATCATGACCCCTAATCCCGTTCCCCGCTCAAAAGCAGTTCTTAAAACCACCGGATTCTATGCACTTGTCCGCCATCCGATGTATTTTACAGTCCTTGTTTTGATGCTGGGGGTA
Coding sequences within:
- a CDS encoding isoprenylcysteine carboxylmethyltransferase family protein; this encodes MSDNLKGWLYVAVQFILLILIVLSSAYEFKHYNRPLMPAVHYIGVTFILIAAMMFSVILISFGQIMTPNPVPRSKAVLKTTGFYALVRHPMYFTVLVLMLGVILYFQAFYSLLWLPVLLVFFILKSSMEEKFLKLKFPEYKEYSSRVKRIIPLIY